The Deltaproteobacteria bacterium genome window below encodes:
- a CDS encoding transposase, with amino-acid sequence MTCPSGKQAEYSANTPTAYFGAETCDRCRLRARCTDAKAGRAIRIHPMRACIANSRLAERLEHGRQHLRARVVVEHRLARIGGLQSDRARYKGARKNTLDLRRHAAVANLIELQAALAA; translated from the coding sequence GTGACTTGTCCGTCTGGCAAACAGGCCGAGTACTCCGCCAACACTCCCACCGCGTACTTCGGTGCCGAGACCTGCGATCGCTGTCGCCTACGAGCGCGATGCACTGATGCCAAGGCTGGTCGCGCGATCCGAATCCACCCCATGAGAGCCTGCATCGCAAACTCGAGGCTCGCAGAGCGACTGGAGCACGGACGACAGCATCTTCGCGCTCGAGTCGTCGTCGAGCACAGGCTCGCACGCATCGGCGGCCTCCAGAGCGACCGCGCGCGATACAAGGGCGCCCGCAAGAACACGCTCGACCTCCGGCGCCACGCCGCCGTCGCCAACCTCATCGAGCTGCAGGCCGCACTTGCCGCGTGA
- a CDS encoding RidA family protein: MSDARPIQPADWAAPRGYVNGMAKRGELLAIAGQIAWDAQQRIVSDELDAQFGQCLANVVAVVEAAGGHASDVISLTVFVTDKQRYLAATRALSSIWRTHFGRHYPAMALVEVSALVEDRALVEIQGLAVLP; encoded by the coding sequence ATGAGCGACGCACGTCCGATCCAACCCGCCGACTGGGCCGCGCCGCGTGGCTATGTCAACGGCATGGCCAAGCGCGGCGAGCTGCTCGCGATCGCGGGCCAGATCGCGTGGGACGCCCAGCAGCGCATCGTCTCCGACGAGCTCGACGCGCAGTTCGGGCAGTGCCTCGCCAACGTCGTCGCGGTGGTCGAGGCCGCTGGCGGCCACGCCAGCGACGTCATCTCGCTGACCGTGTTCGTCACCGACAAGCAGCGCTACCTCGCGGCTACCAGGGCGTTGTCGTCGATCTGGCGCACGCACTTCGGACGCCACTATCCCGCGATGGCGCTGGTCGAGGTCTCCGCGCTGGTCGAGGACCGCGCGCTGGTCGAGATCCAGGGCCTCGCGGTGCTCCCCTAG
- a CDS encoding acyl-CoA/acyl-ACP dehydrogenase: MFDDPRILERQLGLIPGDPAQWRALEDRLERFCAELRAAPVDERDDLAATRTYVERLAAAGLLREVVPAAWGGSSPQLRTLALCIVRQWLARESGALDNAFVMQGLGSHAIAKGGSDALREQVLPGVVAGQRICAFALTEPEAGSDVASMRTLAVPDADGGVRLRGEKCFISNAPCADSYVVFAREGGDDPAAKPRFGAFWLPGDTPGLSVTPIQVIAPHPIGTVRLDDVQVPAAHRLGAVGDGLSLAFGTLDVFRISVGAAALGLADRALAEAVAHLQRRVQFGKPLATQQGLRFAIAEVATDHVAAQMLVYRAAVLRDDGRAGPQDSALAKLHATESAQRVIDRAVQCLGGLGVTVGHVTERLYREIRALRIYEGTSEIQKLVIARALFRS; this comes from the coding sequence ATGTTCGACGATCCTCGCATCCTCGAACGGCAGCTCGGCCTCATCCCCGGTGATCCGGCGCAGTGGCGCGCGCTCGAGGATCGGCTCGAACGGTTCTGCGCCGAGCTGCGCGCCGCGCCGGTCGACGAGCGCGACGACCTCGCGGCCACGCGCACCTACGTCGAGCGGCTGGCCGCCGCGGGCCTGCTGCGCGAGGTGGTGCCGGCGGCGTGGGGCGGGAGCTCGCCGCAGCTGCGCACGCTCGCGCTGTGCATCGTGCGGCAGTGGCTCGCGCGCGAGAGCGGTGCGCTCGACAACGCGTTCGTGATGCAGGGCCTGGGCAGTCACGCGATCGCGAAGGGCGGCAGTGATGCGCTGCGCGAGCAGGTGCTGCCGGGCGTGGTCGCGGGCCAGCGGATCTGCGCGTTCGCCCTCACCGAGCCCGAGGCCGGCAGCGACGTGGCATCGATGCGCACGCTCGCGGTCCCCGACGCCGACGGCGGCGTGCGGCTGCGCGGTGAGAAGTGCTTCATCTCCAATGCACCGTGCGCCGACAGCTACGTGGTGTTCGCCCGCGAGGGCGGCGACGACCCGGCCGCCAAGCCCCGCTTCGGCGCGTTCTGGCTGCCCGGCGACACCCCCGGGTTGTCGGTCACGCCGATCCAGGTCATCGCCCCGCACCCGATCGGCACCGTGCGGCTCGACGACGTGCAGGTGCCCGCGGCCCATCGCTTGGGCGCGGTGGGCGACGGCCTGTCGCTGGCGTTCGGGACCCTCGACGTCTTTCGCATCTCCGTGGGCGCCGCCGCGCTGGGCCTGGCCGACCGCGCGCTGGCCGAGGCGGTCGCACACCTGCAGCGGCGGGTGCAGTTCGGCAAGCCGCTGGCGACCCAGCAGGGCCTGCGTTTCGCGATCGCCGAGGTCGCGACCGATCACGTCGCTGCGCAGATGCTGGTCTACCGCGCCGCGGTGCTTCGCGACGACGGGCGTGCCGGTCCCCAGGACAGCGCGCTCGCCAAGCTCCACGCGACCGAGTCGGCCCAGCGCGTGATCGATCGCGCGGTGCAGTGCTTGGGTGGCCTCGGCGTCACGGTGGGACACGTCACCGAACGGCTCTACCGCGAGATCCGAGCGCTGCGGATCTACGAGGGCACCAGCGAAATCCAGAAGCTGGTGATCGCCCGCGCGTTGTTCCGCAGCTAG
- a CDS encoding SDR family oxidoreductase has translation MNQPAGAPRRLALVTGASRGIGATVATSLAGDHDLVLTARTSAALAEVAAAARDRGADVLASIAADLGTPEGRAALVDEVAGMPIDVLVCNAGIAPSASLRRTDDATWASVMGINLEAPFRLCRALVPGMAERGFGRVVMIASTAALKGYRYTAAYAASKGGVLALARAIAAEYATRGVTVNAVCPGFVDTDIVRDAAARIGATTGRSEADARAELARFSPQHRLVTADEVAAMVVYLVSAAAAAVHGQALALDGGETTL, from the coding sequence ATGAACCAACCCGCTGGCGCCCCGCGCAGGCTCGCGCTCGTCACCGGTGCGAGCCGCGGCATCGGAGCCACCGTCGCCACCAGCCTCGCGGGCGACCACGACCTGGTGCTGACCGCCCGCACGAGTGCGGCGTTGGCCGAGGTCGCGGCCGCCGCCCGTGACCGCGGCGCCGATGTGCTCGCGAGCATCGCCGCCGATCTCGGCACGCCCGAGGGCCGCGCCGCGCTGGTCGACGAGGTCGCCGGCATGCCGATCGACGTCTTGGTGTGCAACGCCGGCATCGCCCCCTCGGCCTCGCTGCGCCGAACCGACGACGCGACCTGGGCCAGCGTGATGGGCATCAACCTCGAGGCGCCGTTTCGACTGTGCCGCGCGCTGGTGCCGGGGATGGCGGAGCGCGGCTTCGGTCGGGTGGTGATGATCGCCTCGACCGCCGCGCTCAAGGGCTACCGCTACACCGCCGCCTACGCCGCCAGCAAGGGCGGCGTACTCGCGCTGGCGCGGGCGATCGCGGCCGAGTACGCGACCCGCGGCGTCACTGTCAACGCGGTGTGCCCGGGCTTCGTCGACACCGACATCGTGCGCGACGCGGCGGCGCGCATCGGCGCGACCACGGGTCGCAGCGAGGCCGATGCGCGCGCGGAGCTGGCCCGCTTCTCGCCACAGCACCGCCTGGTGACGGCCGACGAGGTCGCCGCCATGGTCGTGTACCTGGTGTCCGCGGCCGCCGCGGCCGTGCACGGCCAGGCGCTCGCGCTCGATGGGGGAGAGACCACGCTATGA
- a CDS encoding transposase — protein sequence MLWKVPTKLSAEEQRLVARMRKPSRFFVFLREIRAELFTPEFQEELARAYEPRGQEPVPPALLAMVVLLQAYTQTSDAAAVEEAEMNPRWQLVLGLLGEEKAPFGQGSLPRFRERMAAHDLDRRLLERTVELAKRTGGFGWQKLKAAFDSSPLRGRGRVADTWNLIGQAMGKLVSALAKIAAVEEDTIIAEARLTLLQGSSIKAALDIDWDDRDQRSEALQRLVGEAQALLDWARARAPDAMKEREVEQAAVLLERVLHQDTEPDPERPRRVRIRKGVAEDRVCSVGDPEMRHGRKTRSQAFNGYKRYIATSIDAPLVLAAEARPAN from the coding sequence ATGCTGTGGAAGGTCCCTACGAAGCTGAGCGCCGAGGAGCAGCGGCTGGTGGCGCGCATGCGCAAGCCGAGCCGCTTCTTCGTGTTCCTGCGAGAGATCCGAGCCGAGCTGTTCACGCCGGAGTTCCAAGAGGAGCTCGCTCGGGCTTACGAGCCGCGCGGTCAAGAGCCCGTACCGCCGGCGCTGCTGGCGATGGTCGTGCTGTTGCAGGCGTACACCCAGACGAGCGACGCCGCTGCGGTCGAAGAAGCCGAGATGAATCCGCGCTGGCAGCTCGTGCTGGGGCTACTTGGCGAAGAGAAGGCTCCGTTCGGGCAGGGTAGTCTGCCGCGCTTCCGCGAGCGGATGGCCGCGCACGACCTCGACCGCAGATTGCTCGAGCGCACCGTCGAGCTCGCGAAGAGGACTGGCGGCTTCGGTTGGCAGAAGCTCAAGGCCGCGTTCGACTCATCGCCGCTGCGAGGTCGCGGCCGCGTCGCTGACACCTGGAACTTGATCGGACAGGCGATGGGTAAGCTCGTCAGTGCACTTGCGAAGATCGCTGCGGTCGAGGAGGACACGATCATCGCCGAAGCCAGGCTCACGCTGCTGCAGGGCAGCAGCATCAAGGCTGCACTGGACATCGACTGGGATGATCGCGACCAGCGTAGTGAAGCGCTGCAACGACTCGTCGGTGAAGCACAAGCGCTGCTGGACTGGGCACGCGCCCGGGCTCCTGACGCGATGAAGGAGCGTGAGGTCGAGCAGGCCGCGGTTCTGCTCGAGCGCGTCCTCCACCAAGATACCGAGCCCGATCCCGAGCGACCGAGACGAGTACGGATCCGCAAGGGCGTCGCTGAAGACCGCGTCTGCTCCGTCGGCGACCCGGAGATGCGCCACGGCCGAAAAACCCGCTCACAGGCCTTCAACGGCTACAAGCGCTACATCGCGACTTCGATCGACGCGCCGCTCGTGCTCGCAGCCGAAGCGCGACCCGCCAACTAA
- a CDS encoding enoyl-CoA hydratase family protein: MPHDPPSSPPQPQHFHYEERDRVGIITLDRPDRYNALTFAVYRELTDFFASVDRRASAPEGARALVLQGRGKAFCSGGDVEDIIGHLFARDTEGLLAFTRMTGELIANMRRCRLPIVASVKRVAAGAGAVMALASDLRVMGRHAFFAFLFPQVGLSGADMGASWLLPRVVGLGHASEILMLGERVPAERCEQIGLATRVVDDDDPALVDAAAFALASKLAAGPHFALRMTKQMLGGELELPLAAAIEAEAQAQAICMQHPDFREAHEAWKAGRPPGWR; encoded by the coding sequence ATGCCCCACGACCCGCCGTCGTCACCGCCGCAGCCGCAGCACTTCCACTACGAGGAGCGCGATCGCGTCGGCATCATCACGCTCGATCGCCCCGACCGCTACAACGCGCTGACCTTCGCGGTCTACCGCGAGCTCACCGACTTCTTCGCGAGCGTCGACCGTCGCGCGTCTGCCCCGGAGGGCGCGCGGGCGCTGGTGCTGCAGGGCCGCGGCAAGGCGTTCTGCTCCGGCGGCGACGTCGAGGACATCATCGGCCACCTGTTCGCACGCGACACCGAGGGCCTGCTCGCGTTCACGCGCATGACCGGTGAGCTCATCGCGAACATGCGCCGCTGCCGGCTGCCGATCGTCGCGAGCGTCAAGCGGGTCGCCGCGGGCGCGGGCGCCGTGATGGCGCTGGCGAGCGACCTGCGGGTGATGGGTCGCCACGCGTTCTTCGCGTTCTTGTTCCCGCAGGTCGGGCTCTCGGGCGCCGACATGGGCGCGAGCTGGCTGTTGCCGCGGGTGGTCGGGCTCGGCCACGCCAGCGAGATCCTCATGCTCGGCGAGCGCGTGCCGGCCGAGCGCTGCGAGCAGATCGGGCTCGCGACCCGCGTGGTCGACGACGACGACCCTGCGCTGGTCGACGCCGCCGCGTTCGCGCTGGCGAGCAAGCTGGCGGCCGGCCCCCACTTCGCGCTGCGCATGACCAAGCAGATGCTGGGTGGCGAGCTCGAGCTGCCGCTCGCGGCCGCGATCGAGGCCGAGGCGCAGGCCCAGGCCATCTGCATGCAACACCCCGACTTCCGCGAGGCCCACGAGGCGTGGAAGGCCGGGCGTCCACCGGGATGGCGCTGA